Proteins encoded by one window of Antechinus flavipes isolate AdamAnt ecotype Samford, QLD, Australia chromosome 4, AdamAnt_v2, whole genome shotgun sequence:
- the LOC127563313 gene encoding cytochrome c oxidase assembly factor 7 gives MRGGAAEVMAGLVDFEDEEQVASFLENMEVECHYQCYKEKDPDGCFRLVDYLEGIQKNFAEAAKVLKFTCEDYHHSDSCYKLGAYYMTGKGGLAQNLKNAYNCFLKACEKPGKKSINACHNVGLLDQDGRLNDNKPDLIRARDYYTRACDGNYAPSCFNLSTMYLQGSPNIPKDMGLALKFSLKACDLGHIWACANASRMYKLGDGVAKDETKAESLKNRAKQLHKEQQKSVQPLAFGV, from the exons ATGCGCGGAGGAGCGGCGGAGGTCATGGCGGGTCTGGTGGATTTTGAAGATGAGGAGCAGGTGGCCTCTTTTCTGGAAAACATGGAGGTGGAATGTCACTACCAGTGCTACAAGGAGAAGGACCCGGACG GTTGTTTCAGGCTGGTAGACTATCTAGAAGGGATCCAGAAGAACTTTGCTGAAGCAGCCAAGGTGCTGAAGTTCACTTGTGAAGACTACCACCACAGCGACAGCTGCTACAAGCTGGGAGCCTACTATATGACCGGGAAAG GAGGATTAGCCCAAAACTTGAAAAATGCTTATAACTGTTTTTTAAAGGCTTGTGAGAAACCTGGGAAGAagtcaataaatgcttgtcacaATGTCGGACTGCTGGACCAAGATGGGCGCCTTAATGACAACAAGCCTGACCTGATCCGAGCCCGAGACTATTACACAAGGGCTTGCGATGGCAACTATGCCCCCAGCTGCTTCAATCTCAGTACTATGTACCTCCAGGGATCCCCTAACATCCCCAAGGACATGGGCCTGGCTTTGAAATTCTCTCTGAAAGCCTGCGACCTGGGCCACATCTGGGCCTGTGCCAATGCCAGCCGAATGTATAAACTGGGAGATGGGGTGGCGAAGGATGAAACCAAAGCCGAGTCCCTGAAGAACAGGGCCAAGCAGTTGCACAAAGAGCAGCAGAAAAGCGTCCAGCCTTTGGCATTTGGGGTGTGA